From Apium graveolens cultivar Ventura chromosome 9, ASM990537v1, whole genome shotgun sequence, the proteins below share one genomic window:
- the LOC141685702 gene encoding uncharacterized protein LOC141685702 has translation MNSGVTSVASAPVQSTRPVVDCMLCGKKHSGQCRKDVQCFKCDKKGHYALECNTGNIGVTCFKCHKVGHISRNCKTATQGSVGWNESQGPATSTTRARTFKMTKRSTAQDSDVVADTLSLNFVPVKVLFDSGASKSFISKECVSKMNLILEDLNEPLLIEVANQDTVSVNRLCPRCHIEIGGHFFSVDLLPFQLGEFDVILGMDWLSQHKANTDCKKKKVLLYSEDNRRIVYQGQKQDKKFLSILEAKTLLRKGCEAYLAHVVDTEKKVVVDEAVMTANFGVYSDGSL, from the exons ATGAATTCCGGTGTCACTTCAGTTGCCTCTGCCCCGGTCCAGTCAACCAGGCCAGTTGTGGATTGTATGttatgtggtaaaaagcatagtgGTCAGTGTCGGAAGGATGTCCAGTGTTTTAAATGCGAtaaaaagggtcattatgcattAGAATGTAACACAGGAAACATCGGAGTCACCTGCTTCAAGTGTCATAAGGTTGGGCACATCTCCAGAAACTGCAAGACGGCTACTCAAGGTAGTGTAGGATGGAAtgaatctcaaggaccagcaactagCACAACAAGAGCCAGAACCTTTAAAATGACCAAGAGATCTACTGCTCAAGATTCAGATGTGGTTGCAGATACGCTTTCTCTAAATTTCGTGCCtgttaaggttttatttgattcgggagcgtctaagtcttttatatctaaaGAATGTGTAAGTAAAATGAATTTGATATTGGAGGATCTAAATGAGCCCTTGTTGATAGAGGTAGCTAATCAGGATACAGTTTCAGTAAACCGGTTATGTCCTAGATGTCACATAGAAATTGGTGGGCATTTCTTTTCAGTGGATTTATTACCCTTTCaattaggagagtttgatgtaattctaggaatggattggttgtctcagCATAAGGCAAATactgattgtaagaaaaagaaagttttgttATATTCAGAAGATAATAGAAGGATAGTTTATCAAGGACAGAAGCAGGACAAGAAATTTCTTTCTATATTGGAAGCAAAGACGTTATTGAGAAAAGGATGTGAAGCGTATTTAGCCCATGTTGTGGACACTGAGAAGAAG GTTGTAGTAGAcgaggctgttatgacagccaattttggtgtgtattcggatggttctcTTTAG